Proteins encoded by one window of Scatophagus argus isolate fScaArg1 chromosome 4, fScaArg1.pri, whole genome shotgun sequence:
- the LOC124057518 gene encoding ral guanine nucleotide dissociation stimulator-like isoform X4 encodes METKSLFNLQRALAQPVKMCMFDFPVTILDDLSSTQEIGEEAEDDAIFTITLRKVQLHQSASKGQRWLGVETDSALSLYETCKVRTIKAGTLERLVEYMVSAFRGKDSTYVTIFLCTYRSFATTKQVLDLLLNRYARLQNVPAATAHRSSQDDCTELRNTVSSILGAWLDQYSEDFWSPPNYDCLHQLLSYLHRHFPGSDLERRARNLLAHFHRRQQCEPDPDGEHIGCPFATQEESGFEDELPAFSFLSFDPIMVAEQFTLMDADLFKKVVPYHCLGGIWSQRDKKGKEHLAPTIRATVAQFNSVTNCVITTCLSNPTLKPNQRARLLERWIDVARECRILKNFSSLRAILSALQCNAIHRLKRTWEEVSRESFRTFRELSEIFSDDNNYSLSRELLVKEGTSKFATLEINPKRAQRRHQQQRDLGVMQGTIPYLGTFLTDLVMMDTAMKDYTEGGLINFEKRRKEFEVIAQIKLLQLASNNYSFTQDSHFREWFSGVEKLSEAESYNLSCEIEPLSESASNTLRAKKNGGIMKRWSDRQLTEAGCSSSAGSHSKSFDHSHYRPYQGGGGDSGDALSVTSVSSSGSDLEDVNASFLSDSPEGHERKTSTPSVKLTVSALGREAPASDTTSTFWECTSLSSLDTSGTGSSSGSASGSSSASSSSVSCSTPLSASRSHKRSVSAVSNYSTLSLPLYNQQVDDCCIIRVSLDVENGNMYKSILVTSQDKTPAVIRKAMIKHNLEREKTEDYELMQKISEDKELRIPDNANVFYAMNSTANYDFVLKKRGLARPVRAKNVASSTLPRMKQKGLKIAKGIF; translated from the exons AGCTCGACGCAGGAGATCGGTGAGGAGGCTGAGGACGATGCCATCTTCACCATCACGCTGAGGAAGGTGCAGCTTCACCAGTCAGCCAGTAAGGGGCAGCGATGGCTGGGCGTGGAGACGGACTCGGCCCTTAGCCTCTATGAGACCTGCAAGGTGCGGACCATCAAGGCCGGCACACTGGAGAGGCTGGTGGAGTACATGGTGTCGGCGTTCAGGGGCAAAGACTCCACCTACGTCACCATCTTCCTCTGCACCTACCGCTCCTTTGCCACCACCAAGCAGGTGCTGGATCTCCTGCTCAACAG GTATGCCAGGCTCCAAAATGtccctgcagccacagcacacAGATCCTCCCAGGACGACTGCACGGAGCTGAGAAA CACTGTTTCATCCATCCTGGGTGCGTGGCTGGACCAGTACTCTGAGGACTTCTGGAGCCCTCCAAACTATGACTGTCTGCACCAGCTTCTGTCCTACCTTCACCGCCACTTCCCCGGCTCGGACCTGGAGCGCCGTGCACGCAACCTGCTGGCGCATTTCCACCGCCGACAGCAGTGTGAGCCTGATCCTGATG gGGAACACATCGGCTGCCCTTTTGCAACACAGGAAGAGAGTGGCTTTGAGGACGAGCTTCctgctttcagttttctgtcGTTTGACCCCATCATGGTGGCTGAGCAGTTCACACTCATGGACGCA gATTTGTTTAAGAAGGTGGTGCCCTACCACTGCCTGGGGGGGATTTGGTCTCAGCGGGATAAGAAGGGGAAGGAGCACCTTGCTCCCACCATCAGGGCCACCGTGGCCCAGTTCAACTCTGTCACCAACTGTGTCATCACCACCTGCCTGAGCAACCCGACGCTGAAGCCCAACCAGAGAGCCAGGCTGCTGGAGAGGTGGATAGACGTGGCTCGG GAGTGTCGAATCTTAAAGAACTTCTCCTCCTTGCGGGCCATCCTCTCTGCCCTGCAGTGCAACGCCATCCACCGCCTGAAGAGGACCTGGGAGGAAGTGTCACG AGAGAGTTTCCGCACTTTCCGCGAGCTGTCCGAGATCTTCTCAGACGACAACAACTACTCCCTCAGCCGAGAGCTGCTGGTGAAG GAGGGCACCTCCAAATTTGCCACTTTGGAAATCAACCCGAAACGTGCTCAGAGGagacatcagcagcagagagatctG GGAGTGATGCAAGGGACGATTCCCTATCTGGGCACCTTCCTGACGGACCTGGTGATGATGGACACAGCTATGAAGGATTACACTGAG ggtGGTCTGATCAACtttgagaagagaagaaag GAGTTTGAGGTGATTGCTCAGATCAAACTGCTCCAGCTGGCCTCCAACAACTACAGTTTCACTCAGGACAGCCACTTCAGAGAGTGGTTCTCAGGCGTGGAGAAACTCAGCGAAGCAGAGAG CTACAATCTGTCCTGTGAGATCGAGCCTCTGTCCGAGTCAGCCAGCAACACGCTCAGAGCCAAGAAGAACGGAGGAATCATGAAACGTTGGAGCGA CCGGCAGTTGACGGAAGCCGGTTGCAGCAGCTCCGCAGGCTCTCATTCCAAATCCTTCGACCACTCGCACTACAGACCGTACCAAGGAGGCGGGGGCGACAGTGGCGACGCCCTCAGTGTCACCTCTGTCAGCTCCAGTGGCTCAGACCTGGAGGACGTGAATGCCAGCTTCCTGTCCGATTCTCCAGAGGGACATGAGAGAAAG ACATCAACTCCTTCAGTGAAACTTACCGTCTCTGCTTTGGGGAGAGAAGCCCCAGCGTCGGATACAACATCAACG TTCTGGGAGTGTACGTCTCTGTCGTCTCTGGACACCTCggggacaggctccagctccGGTTCGGCCTCCGGCTCCAGCagcgcctcctcctcctccgtctcctgCTCCACCCCGCTGTCAGCCTCCCGCTCACACAAACGCTCGGTGTCCGCAGTGTCGAACTACTCGACTCTGTCGCTGCCGCTGTACAACCAACAGGTCGACGACTGCTGCATCATCAGGGTCAGCCTGGACGTGGAGAACGGCAACATGTACAAGAGCATCCTG GTGACGAGTCAAGACAAGACGCCAGCCGTCATCAGGAAGGCCATGATCAAACACAACCTGGAGCGCGAGAAGACCGAGGACTACGAACTGATGCAGAAAATCTCTGAGGACAAAG AGCTTCGGATCCCAGACAATGCCAATGTTTTTTATGCCATGAACTCCACTGCCAATTATGACTTTGTGCTGAAGAAGCGTGGCTTGGCCCGACCGGTGCGGGCCAAGAATGTGGCCAGTTCGACGCTGCCTCGCATGAAACAGAAGGGACTGAAAATCGCTAAGGGGATTTTCTGA
- the LOC124057518 gene encoding ral guanine nucleotide dissociation stimulator-like isoform X6, giving the protein MIMLEKQSSTQEIGEEAEDDAIFTITLRKVQLHQSASKGQRWLGVETDSALSLYETCKVRTIKAGTLERLVEYMVSAFRGKDSTYVTIFLCTYRSFATTKQVLDLLLNRYARLQNVPAATAHRSSQDDCTELRNTVSSILGAWLDQYSEDFWSPPNYDCLHQLLSYLHRHFPGSDLERRARNLLAHFHRRQQCEPDPDGEHIGCPFATQEESGFEDELPAFSFLSFDPIMVAEQFTLMDADLFKKVVPYHCLGGIWSQRDKKGKEHLAPTIRATVAQFNSVTNCVITTCLSNPTLKPNQRARLLERWIDVARECRILKNFSSLRAILSALQCNAIHRLKRTWEEVSRESFRTFRELSEIFSDDNNYSLSRELLVKEGTSKFATLEINPKRAQRRHQQQRDLGVMQGTIPYLGTFLTDLVMMDTAMKDYTEGGLINFEKRRKEFEVIAQIKLLQLASNNYSFTQDSHFREWFSGVEKLSEAESYNLSCEIEPLSESASNTLRAKKNGGIMKRWSDRQLTEAGCSSSAGSHSKSFDHSHYRPYQGGGGDSGDALSVTSVSSSGSDLEDVNASFLSDSPEGHERKTSTPSVKLTVSALGREAPASDTTSTFWECTSLSSLDTSGTGSSSGSASGSSSASSSSVSCSTPLSASRSHKRSVSAVSNYSTLSLPLYNQQVDDCCIIRVSLDVENGNMYKSILVTSQDKTPAVIRKAMIKHNLEREKTEDYELMQKISEDKELRIPDNANVFYAMNSTANYDFVLKKRGLARPVRAKNVASSTLPRMKQKGLKIAKGIF; this is encoded by the exons AGCTCGACGCAGGAGATCGGTGAGGAGGCTGAGGACGATGCCATCTTCACCATCACGCTGAGGAAGGTGCAGCTTCACCAGTCAGCCAGTAAGGGGCAGCGATGGCTGGGCGTGGAGACGGACTCGGCCCTTAGCCTCTATGAGACCTGCAAGGTGCGGACCATCAAGGCCGGCACACTGGAGAGGCTGGTGGAGTACATGGTGTCGGCGTTCAGGGGCAAAGACTCCACCTACGTCACCATCTTCCTCTGCACCTACCGCTCCTTTGCCACCACCAAGCAGGTGCTGGATCTCCTGCTCAACAG GTATGCCAGGCTCCAAAATGtccctgcagccacagcacacAGATCCTCCCAGGACGACTGCACGGAGCTGAGAAA CACTGTTTCATCCATCCTGGGTGCGTGGCTGGACCAGTACTCTGAGGACTTCTGGAGCCCTCCAAACTATGACTGTCTGCACCAGCTTCTGTCCTACCTTCACCGCCACTTCCCCGGCTCGGACCTGGAGCGCCGTGCACGCAACCTGCTGGCGCATTTCCACCGCCGACAGCAGTGTGAGCCTGATCCTGATG gGGAACACATCGGCTGCCCTTTTGCAACACAGGAAGAGAGTGGCTTTGAGGACGAGCTTCctgctttcagttttctgtcGTTTGACCCCATCATGGTGGCTGAGCAGTTCACACTCATGGACGCA gATTTGTTTAAGAAGGTGGTGCCCTACCACTGCCTGGGGGGGATTTGGTCTCAGCGGGATAAGAAGGGGAAGGAGCACCTTGCTCCCACCATCAGGGCCACCGTGGCCCAGTTCAACTCTGTCACCAACTGTGTCATCACCACCTGCCTGAGCAACCCGACGCTGAAGCCCAACCAGAGAGCCAGGCTGCTGGAGAGGTGGATAGACGTGGCTCGG GAGTGTCGAATCTTAAAGAACTTCTCCTCCTTGCGGGCCATCCTCTCTGCCCTGCAGTGCAACGCCATCCACCGCCTGAAGAGGACCTGGGAGGAAGTGTCACG AGAGAGTTTCCGCACTTTCCGCGAGCTGTCCGAGATCTTCTCAGACGACAACAACTACTCCCTCAGCCGAGAGCTGCTGGTGAAG GAGGGCACCTCCAAATTTGCCACTTTGGAAATCAACCCGAAACGTGCTCAGAGGagacatcagcagcagagagatctG GGAGTGATGCAAGGGACGATTCCCTATCTGGGCACCTTCCTGACGGACCTGGTGATGATGGACACAGCTATGAAGGATTACACTGAG ggtGGTCTGATCAACtttgagaagagaagaaag GAGTTTGAGGTGATTGCTCAGATCAAACTGCTCCAGCTGGCCTCCAACAACTACAGTTTCACTCAGGACAGCCACTTCAGAGAGTGGTTCTCAGGCGTGGAGAAACTCAGCGAAGCAGAGAG CTACAATCTGTCCTGTGAGATCGAGCCTCTGTCCGAGTCAGCCAGCAACACGCTCAGAGCCAAGAAGAACGGAGGAATCATGAAACGTTGGAGCGA CCGGCAGTTGACGGAAGCCGGTTGCAGCAGCTCCGCAGGCTCTCATTCCAAATCCTTCGACCACTCGCACTACAGACCGTACCAAGGAGGCGGGGGCGACAGTGGCGACGCCCTCAGTGTCACCTCTGTCAGCTCCAGTGGCTCAGACCTGGAGGACGTGAATGCCAGCTTCCTGTCCGATTCTCCAGAGGGACATGAGAGAAAG ACATCAACTCCTTCAGTGAAACTTACCGTCTCTGCTTTGGGGAGAGAAGCCCCAGCGTCGGATACAACATCAACG TTCTGGGAGTGTACGTCTCTGTCGTCTCTGGACACCTCggggacaggctccagctccGGTTCGGCCTCCGGCTCCAGCagcgcctcctcctcctccgtctcctgCTCCACCCCGCTGTCAGCCTCCCGCTCACACAAACGCTCGGTGTCCGCAGTGTCGAACTACTCGACTCTGTCGCTGCCGCTGTACAACCAACAGGTCGACGACTGCTGCATCATCAGGGTCAGCCTGGACGTGGAGAACGGCAACATGTACAAGAGCATCCTG GTGACGAGTCAAGACAAGACGCCAGCCGTCATCAGGAAGGCCATGATCAAACACAACCTGGAGCGCGAGAAGACCGAGGACTACGAACTGATGCAGAAAATCTCTGAGGACAAAG AGCTTCGGATCCCAGACAATGCCAATGTTTTTTATGCCATGAACTCCACTGCCAATTATGACTTTGTGCTGAAGAAGCGTGGCTTGGCCCGACCGGTGCGGGCCAAGAATGTGGCCAGTTCGACGCTGCCTCGCATGAAACAGAAGGGACTGAAAATCGCTAAGGGGATTTTCTGA
- the LOC124057518 gene encoding ral guanine nucleotide dissociation stimulator-like isoform X5 translates to MWCWSPWTHGLLVRTGTCWDDKDYYWKSSTQEIGEEAEDDAIFTITLRKVQLHQSASKGQRWLGVETDSALSLYETCKVRTIKAGTLERLVEYMVSAFRGKDSTYVTIFLCTYRSFATTKQVLDLLLNRYARLQNVPAATAHRSSQDDCTELRNTVSSILGAWLDQYSEDFWSPPNYDCLHQLLSYLHRHFPGSDLERRARNLLAHFHRRQQCEPDPDGEHIGCPFATQEESGFEDELPAFSFLSFDPIMVAEQFTLMDADLFKKVVPYHCLGGIWSQRDKKGKEHLAPTIRATVAQFNSVTNCVITTCLSNPTLKPNQRARLLERWIDVARECRILKNFSSLRAILSALQCNAIHRLKRTWEEVSRESFRTFRELSEIFSDDNNYSLSRELLVKEGTSKFATLEINPKRAQRRHQQQRDLGVMQGTIPYLGTFLTDLVMMDTAMKDYTEGGLINFEKRRKEFEVIAQIKLLQLASNNYSFTQDSHFREWFSGVEKLSEAESYNLSCEIEPLSESASNTLRAKKNGGIMKRWSDRQLTEAGCSSSAGSHSKSFDHSHYRPYQGGGGDSGDALSVTSVSSSGSDLEDVNASFLSDSPEGHERKTSTPSVKLTVSALGREAPASDTTSTFWECTSLSSLDTSGTGSSSGSASGSSSASSSSVSCSTPLSASRSHKRSVSAVSNYSTLSLPLYNQQVDDCCIIRVSLDVENGNMYKSILVTSQDKTPAVIRKAMIKHNLEREKTEDYELMQKISEDKELRIPDNANVFYAMNSTANYDFVLKKRGLARPVRAKNVASSTLPRMKQKGLKIAKGIF, encoded by the exons AGCTCGACGCAGGAGATCGGTGAGGAGGCTGAGGACGATGCCATCTTCACCATCACGCTGAGGAAGGTGCAGCTTCACCAGTCAGCCAGTAAGGGGCAGCGATGGCTGGGCGTGGAGACGGACTCGGCCCTTAGCCTCTATGAGACCTGCAAGGTGCGGACCATCAAGGCCGGCACACTGGAGAGGCTGGTGGAGTACATGGTGTCGGCGTTCAGGGGCAAAGACTCCACCTACGTCACCATCTTCCTCTGCACCTACCGCTCCTTTGCCACCACCAAGCAGGTGCTGGATCTCCTGCTCAACAG GTATGCCAGGCTCCAAAATGtccctgcagccacagcacacAGATCCTCCCAGGACGACTGCACGGAGCTGAGAAA CACTGTTTCATCCATCCTGGGTGCGTGGCTGGACCAGTACTCTGAGGACTTCTGGAGCCCTCCAAACTATGACTGTCTGCACCAGCTTCTGTCCTACCTTCACCGCCACTTCCCCGGCTCGGACCTGGAGCGCCGTGCACGCAACCTGCTGGCGCATTTCCACCGCCGACAGCAGTGTGAGCCTGATCCTGATG gGGAACACATCGGCTGCCCTTTTGCAACACAGGAAGAGAGTGGCTTTGAGGACGAGCTTCctgctttcagttttctgtcGTTTGACCCCATCATGGTGGCTGAGCAGTTCACACTCATGGACGCA gATTTGTTTAAGAAGGTGGTGCCCTACCACTGCCTGGGGGGGATTTGGTCTCAGCGGGATAAGAAGGGGAAGGAGCACCTTGCTCCCACCATCAGGGCCACCGTGGCCCAGTTCAACTCTGTCACCAACTGTGTCATCACCACCTGCCTGAGCAACCCGACGCTGAAGCCCAACCAGAGAGCCAGGCTGCTGGAGAGGTGGATAGACGTGGCTCGG GAGTGTCGAATCTTAAAGAACTTCTCCTCCTTGCGGGCCATCCTCTCTGCCCTGCAGTGCAACGCCATCCACCGCCTGAAGAGGACCTGGGAGGAAGTGTCACG AGAGAGTTTCCGCACTTTCCGCGAGCTGTCCGAGATCTTCTCAGACGACAACAACTACTCCCTCAGCCGAGAGCTGCTGGTGAAG GAGGGCACCTCCAAATTTGCCACTTTGGAAATCAACCCGAAACGTGCTCAGAGGagacatcagcagcagagagatctG GGAGTGATGCAAGGGACGATTCCCTATCTGGGCACCTTCCTGACGGACCTGGTGATGATGGACACAGCTATGAAGGATTACACTGAG ggtGGTCTGATCAACtttgagaagagaagaaag GAGTTTGAGGTGATTGCTCAGATCAAACTGCTCCAGCTGGCCTCCAACAACTACAGTTTCACTCAGGACAGCCACTTCAGAGAGTGGTTCTCAGGCGTGGAGAAACTCAGCGAAGCAGAGAG CTACAATCTGTCCTGTGAGATCGAGCCTCTGTCCGAGTCAGCCAGCAACACGCTCAGAGCCAAGAAGAACGGAGGAATCATGAAACGTTGGAGCGA CCGGCAGTTGACGGAAGCCGGTTGCAGCAGCTCCGCAGGCTCTCATTCCAAATCCTTCGACCACTCGCACTACAGACCGTACCAAGGAGGCGGGGGCGACAGTGGCGACGCCCTCAGTGTCACCTCTGTCAGCTCCAGTGGCTCAGACCTGGAGGACGTGAATGCCAGCTTCCTGTCCGATTCTCCAGAGGGACATGAGAGAAAG ACATCAACTCCTTCAGTGAAACTTACCGTCTCTGCTTTGGGGAGAGAAGCCCCAGCGTCGGATACAACATCAACG TTCTGGGAGTGTACGTCTCTGTCGTCTCTGGACACCTCggggacaggctccagctccGGTTCGGCCTCCGGCTCCAGCagcgcctcctcctcctccgtctcctgCTCCACCCCGCTGTCAGCCTCCCGCTCACACAAACGCTCGGTGTCCGCAGTGTCGAACTACTCGACTCTGTCGCTGCCGCTGTACAACCAACAGGTCGACGACTGCTGCATCATCAGGGTCAGCCTGGACGTGGAGAACGGCAACATGTACAAGAGCATCCTG GTGACGAGTCAAGACAAGACGCCAGCCGTCATCAGGAAGGCCATGATCAAACACAACCTGGAGCGCGAGAAGACCGAGGACTACGAACTGATGCAGAAAATCTCTGAGGACAAAG AGCTTCGGATCCCAGACAATGCCAATGTTTTTTATGCCATGAACTCCACTGCCAATTATGACTTTGTGCTGAAGAAGCGTGGCTTGGCCCGACCGGTGCGGGCCAAGAATGTGGCCAGTTCGACGCTGCCTCGCATGAAACAGAAGGGACTGAAAATCGCTAAGGGGATTTTCTGA
- the LOC124057518 gene encoding ral guanine nucleotide dissociation stimulator-like isoform X3 produces MWCWSPWTHGLLVRTGTCWDDKDYYWKVRRAHRQSSTQEIGEEAEDDAIFTITLRKVQLHQSASKGQRWLGVETDSALSLYETCKVRTIKAGTLERLVEYMVSAFRGKDSTYVTIFLCTYRSFATTKQVLDLLLNRYARLQNVPAATAHRSSQDDCTELRNTVSSILGAWLDQYSEDFWSPPNYDCLHQLLSYLHRHFPGSDLERRARNLLAHFHRRQQCEPDPDGEHIGCPFATQEESGFEDELPAFSFLSFDPIMVAEQFTLMDADLFKKVVPYHCLGGIWSQRDKKGKEHLAPTIRATVAQFNSVTNCVITTCLSNPTLKPNQRARLLERWIDVARECRILKNFSSLRAILSALQCNAIHRLKRTWEEVSRESFRTFRELSEIFSDDNNYSLSRELLVKEGTSKFATLEINPKRAQRRHQQQRDLGVMQGTIPYLGTFLTDLVMMDTAMKDYTEGGLINFEKRRKEFEVIAQIKLLQLASNNYSFTQDSHFREWFSGVEKLSEAESYNLSCEIEPLSESASNTLRAKKNGGIMKRWSDRQLTEAGCSSSAGSHSKSFDHSHYRPYQGGGGDSGDALSVTSVSSSGSDLEDVNASFLSDSPEGHERKTSTPSVKLTVSALGREAPASDTTSTFWECTSLSSLDTSGTGSSSGSASGSSSASSSSVSCSTPLSASRSHKRSVSAVSNYSTLSLPLYNQQVDDCCIIRVSLDVENGNMYKSILVTSQDKTPAVIRKAMIKHNLEREKTEDYELMQKISEDKELRIPDNANVFYAMNSTANYDFVLKKRGLARPVRAKNVASSTLPRMKQKGLKIAKGIF; encoded by the exons AGCTCGACGCAGGAGATCGGTGAGGAGGCTGAGGACGATGCCATCTTCACCATCACGCTGAGGAAGGTGCAGCTTCACCAGTCAGCCAGTAAGGGGCAGCGATGGCTGGGCGTGGAGACGGACTCGGCCCTTAGCCTCTATGAGACCTGCAAGGTGCGGACCATCAAGGCCGGCACACTGGAGAGGCTGGTGGAGTACATGGTGTCGGCGTTCAGGGGCAAAGACTCCACCTACGTCACCATCTTCCTCTGCACCTACCGCTCCTTTGCCACCACCAAGCAGGTGCTGGATCTCCTGCTCAACAG GTATGCCAGGCTCCAAAATGtccctgcagccacagcacacAGATCCTCCCAGGACGACTGCACGGAGCTGAGAAA CACTGTTTCATCCATCCTGGGTGCGTGGCTGGACCAGTACTCTGAGGACTTCTGGAGCCCTCCAAACTATGACTGTCTGCACCAGCTTCTGTCCTACCTTCACCGCCACTTCCCCGGCTCGGACCTGGAGCGCCGTGCACGCAACCTGCTGGCGCATTTCCACCGCCGACAGCAGTGTGAGCCTGATCCTGATG gGGAACACATCGGCTGCCCTTTTGCAACACAGGAAGAGAGTGGCTTTGAGGACGAGCTTCctgctttcagttttctgtcGTTTGACCCCATCATGGTGGCTGAGCAGTTCACACTCATGGACGCA gATTTGTTTAAGAAGGTGGTGCCCTACCACTGCCTGGGGGGGATTTGGTCTCAGCGGGATAAGAAGGGGAAGGAGCACCTTGCTCCCACCATCAGGGCCACCGTGGCCCAGTTCAACTCTGTCACCAACTGTGTCATCACCACCTGCCTGAGCAACCCGACGCTGAAGCCCAACCAGAGAGCCAGGCTGCTGGAGAGGTGGATAGACGTGGCTCGG GAGTGTCGAATCTTAAAGAACTTCTCCTCCTTGCGGGCCATCCTCTCTGCCCTGCAGTGCAACGCCATCCACCGCCTGAAGAGGACCTGGGAGGAAGTGTCACG AGAGAGTTTCCGCACTTTCCGCGAGCTGTCCGAGATCTTCTCAGACGACAACAACTACTCCCTCAGCCGAGAGCTGCTGGTGAAG GAGGGCACCTCCAAATTTGCCACTTTGGAAATCAACCCGAAACGTGCTCAGAGGagacatcagcagcagagagatctG GGAGTGATGCAAGGGACGATTCCCTATCTGGGCACCTTCCTGACGGACCTGGTGATGATGGACACAGCTATGAAGGATTACACTGAG ggtGGTCTGATCAACtttgagaagagaagaaag GAGTTTGAGGTGATTGCTCAGATCAAACTGCTCCAGCTGGCCTCCAACAACTACAGTTTCACTCAGGACAGCCACTTCAGAGAGTGGTTCTCAGGCGTGGAGAAACTCAGCGAAGCAGAGAG CTACAATCTGTCCTGTGAGATCGAGCCTCTGTCCGAGTCAGCCAGCAACACGCTCAGAGCCAAGAAGAACGGAGGAATCATGAAACGTTGGAGCGA CCGGCAGTTGACGGAAGCCGGTTGCAGCAGCTCCGCAGGCTCTCATTCCAAATCCTTCGACCACTCGCACTACAGACCGTACCAAGGAGGCGGGGGCGACAGTGGCGACGCCCTCAGTGTCACCTCTGTCAGCTCCAGTGGCTCAGACCTGGAGGACGTGAATGCCAGCTTCCTGTCCGATTCTCCAGAGGGACATGAGAGAAAG ACATCAACTCCTTCAGTGAAACTTACCGTCTCTGCTTTGGGGAGAGAAGCCCCAGCGTCGGATACAACATCAACG TTCTGGGAGTGTACGTCTCTGTCGTCTCTGGACACCTCggggacaggctccagctccGGTTCGGCCTCCGGCTCCAGCagcgcctcctcctcctccgtctcctgCTCCACCCCGCTGTCAGCCTCCCGCTCACACAAACGCTCGGTGTCCGCAGTGTCGAACTACTCGACTCTGTCGCTGCCGCTGTACAACCAACAGGTCGACGACTGCTGCATCATCAGGGTCAGCCTGGACGTGGAGAACGGCAACATGTACAAGAGCATCCTG GTGACGAGTCAAGACAAGACGCCAGCCGTCATCAGGAAGGCCATGATCAAACACAACCTGGAGCGCGAGAAGACCGAGGACTACGAACTGATGCAGAAAATCTCTGAGGACAAAG AGCTTCGGATCCCAGACAATGCCAATGTTTTTTATGCCATGAACTCCACTGCCAATTATGACTTTGTGCTGAAGAAGCGTGGCTTGGCCCGACCGGTGCGGGCCAAGAATGTGGCCAGTTCGACGCTGCCTCGCATGAAACAGAAGGGACTGAAAATCGCTAAGGGGATTTTCTGA